A single window of Populus nigra chromosome 17, ddPopNigr1.1, whole genome shotgun sequence DNA harbors:
- the LOC133677215 gene encoding NDR1/HIN1-like protein 10, which translates to MASDSQQHKLHNKGESQPSESTLFPSGRHKCPPPRSYPPTLGYAPPPPHSAYPPPGYYPYARAPPPAYYINSTVHQQGCQKSSSFLQGILSTIIFLVMFIFTLQLIMLLALRPELPVFHVEDFSVLNFNATMPTFTAIWEAYVSVKNPNTRLKIDFGQIHSHMYYDKDYILASANSPKFSMDTETSNVIHAKLSANNTDNSVESRVVDKLAKERSNGAVGFHFRMVFSTSSRSGSWFRSNPRSMEVVCEDIKIAFAGASGDGNIAASADRDCLVLS; encoded by the coding sequence ATGGCTTCGGATTCCCAACAACACAAGTTACACAACAAGGGAGAAAGCCAACCATCTGAAAGCACCCTTTTTCCTTCAGGAAGACATAAGTGTCCTCCACCAAGGAGTTATCCTCCTACATTGGGATatgcaccaccaccaccacattCAGCCTATCCACCGCCCGGTTATTACCCTTATGCGCGAGCACCACCACCAGCCTATTACATTAATTCCACAGTACATCAACAAGGATGTCAAAAGTCATCAAGTTTCTTACAAGGCATTCTGTCAACAATAATATTCTTGGTGATGTTTATATTTACACTCCAATTAATCATGCTGCTTGCATTGCGTCCTGAACTTCCTGTTTTTCACGTTGAAGACTTTTCtgtattaaattttaatgcCACCATGCCTACCTTCACGGCTATTTGGGAAGCATACGTATCAGTTAAGAATCCAAATACCAGATTGAAAATAGACTTTGGTCAAATACATAGCCATATGTATTACGACAAAGATTACATCCTTGCTTCAGCTAATTCCCCTAAGTTCTCCATGGACACAGAGACAAGCAACGTAATACATGCCAAGCTATCGGCCAATAACACGGATAACTCGGTGGAGAGCAGGGTGGTGGATAAATTGGCCAAGGAAAGAAGCAATGGGGCGGTGGGTTTTCATTTTAGAATGGTGTTCTCGACTTCTAGTAGATCGGGTTCATGGTTTAGATCAAATCCTCGAAGCATGGAAGTTGTGTGTGAGGATATTAAAATTGCTTTTGCGGGTGCTTCAGGTGATGGGAATATTGCAGCCAGTGCAGATAGGGACTGCTTAGTTCTTAGCTAG
- the LOC133677558 gene encoding uncharacterized protein LOC133677558 — translation MASLKSQDCGSICQLALFLLAVLAGIAIITLGLMMNSKYSPRTQKQPLVIRLNSFSVSDLNVSNSISGANWDAMLLFGNRHSYFEISIESFESFVYYYHQDALSCALVESIHLGPKKQKLVQIKFNASGCGGGEQPFVEERVLKEIKRDGDNGTLHLGLVLNFQASYRKGPWSWVYWLKAKCTDLDVLFETGPGAGMMIGDEPRACSVPLLK, via the coding sequence ATGGCGTCGTTGAAGTCTCAAGATTGTGGAAGCATTTGCCAGCTTGCTCTTTTCTTGCTTGCCGTGTTGGCCGGAATAGCAATCATCACCTTAGGACTTATGATGAATTCAAAGTACAGTCCACGGACACAGAAACAGCCTCTAGTGATCAGACTCAATTCCTTCTCTGTATCAGACCTTAACGTATCGAATTCCATATCTGGGGCCAATTGGGATGCCATGTTGTTGTTCGGGAACCGGCATAGTTATTTTGAGATTTCGATCGAAAgttttgaaagttttgtttACTATTACCATCAAGATGCTCTGTCGTGTGCATTAGTGGAGTCAATTCATTTGGGCCCCAAAAAGCAGAAATTGGTGCAGATCAAATTTAATGCCTCTGGGTGTGGAGGGGGTGAACAACCTTTTGTTGAGGAGAGGGTTCTGAAGGAGATAAAGAGAGATGGAGATAATGGAACTTTGCATTTGGGGTTGGTGTTGAATTTTCAGGCTTCTTATAGGAAAGGGCCTTGGTCTTGGGTCTATTGGCTGAAGGCTAAATGCACTGACTTGGACGTGCTCTTTGAAACTGGTCCGGGTGCTGGCATGATGATCGGTGATGAGCCCAGAGCGTGCTCGGTTCCATTGCTCAAGTGA
- the LOC133676879 gene encoding exocyst complex component EXO70A1-like isoform X1 yields MGVPQTMEALRERADFIKESLQKSQIITDNMAAILGSFDHRLSALETAMRPTQIRTHSIRRAHENIDKTLKAAEVILSQFDLTRKAEAKILRGPHEDLESYLEAIDQLRSNVKFFSSNKSFKSSDGVLNHANQLLAKAISKLEEEFRQLLTNYSKPVEPDRLFECLPNSLRPSSSGSPRKHGDDNSKSPAEHQGKSLENAVYTLPTLIPPRVIPLLHDLAQQMAQAGHQQQLFRIYRDTRASVLEQSVRKLGVERLSKDDVQKMQWEVLEAKIGNWIHYMRIAVKLLFAGEKKLCDQILDGVDSLRDQCFAEVTVNSVSVLLSFGEAIAKSKRSPEKLFVLLDMYEIMRELHSEIELLFGSKACIEMRDSALSLTKRLAQTAQETFCDFEEAVEKDATKTAVLDGTVHPLTSYVINYVKFLFDYQSTLKQLFQEFDASDPDSQLTSVTTRIMQAIQNNLDGKSKQYKDPALTQLFLMNNIHYIVRSVRRSEAKDLLGDDWVQIHRRIVQQHANQYKRVSWAKILQCLSVQGGGSGSGGGIGGDGSASGISRAAVKDRFKTFNVQFEELHQRQSQWTVPDCELRESLRLAVAEILLPAYRSFQKRFGPMIENGKNPQKYIRYSPEDLDHMMNEFFEGKTWNEQKR; encoded by the exons ATGGGGGTGCCTCAAACAATGGAGGCCCTAAGAGAACGAGCTGATTTCATTAAAGAATCGTTACAAAAAAGCCAAATCATTACTGATAACATGGCCGCCATTCTTGGCTCCTTCGACCACCGGCTCTCCGCCTTAGAAACTGCCATGCGTCCCACTCAG aTAAGGACGCATTCGATTAGAAGAGCACatgaaaatattgataaaacaTTGAAGGCAGCAGAggttattttatctcaatttgaCCTCACGCGAAag GCAGAGGCTAAGATATTGAGAGGGCCACATGAAGATTTAGAGAGTTATTTAGAAGCGATTGATCAGCTAAGAAGCAATGTGAAATTTTTTAGCAGCAATAAGAGTTTTAAAAGCAGTGATGGTGTGCTTAATCATGCCAATCAATTACTTGCTAAAGCTATTTCTAAGCTTGAAGAGGAGTTTAGACAGCTTTTAACAAATTACAG CAAGCCAGTGGAACCTGATCGACTTTTTGAATGTCTTCCCAATTCTCTACGTCCATCATCATCAGGATCACCTAGGAAGCATGGTGATGATAACAGCAAGAGCCCCGCTGAGCACCAAGGGAAGAGCTTAGAAAATGCTGTTTACACTCTTCCAACACTTATTCCGCCAAGGGTTATTCCATTGCTACATGATTTAGCTCAACAAATGGCTCAAGCTGGTCACCAACAACAGCTATTTAGAATCTACAG GGACACTCGTGCTTCAGTTTTGGAACAGAGCGTCAGGAAGTTAGGTGTTGAGAGACTCAGTAAGGATGATGTCCAGAAAATGCAGTGGGAGGTCTTGGAGGCTAAGATCGGGAATTGGATACATTATATGAGGATTGCT GTCAAACTGCTGTTTGCTGGGGAAAAGAAACTGTGTGATCAAATACTTGATGGGGTTGATTCTCTCAGGGATCAATGTTTTGCTGAAGTCACTGTAAACAGCGTGTCTGTGCTTCTTAGTTTTGGGGAGGCCATAGCCAAAAGCAAAAGATCACCTGAAAAACTATTTGTTCTATTAGATATGTATGAGATTATGCGGGAACTACACTCTGAG ATTGAATTACTCTTTGGAAGTAAAGCCTGCATTGAAATGCGGGACTCTGCATTGAGTTTAACAAAGCGACTAGCTCAAACGGCTCAAGAGACCTTTTGTGATTTTGAAGAAGCTGTAGAAAAAGATGCTACCAAAACTGCAGTTTTAGATGGAACTGTCCATCCTTTGACTAGCTATGTGATTAATTATGTGAAGTTTCTTTTTGA CTACCAATCTACACTGAAACAGCTCTTTCAAGAGTTTGATGCAAGCGATCCTGATTCTCAGTTGACATCTGTGACTACAAGAATTATGCAGGCTATTCAAAATAACCTCGATGGGAAATCAAAGCAGTATAAAGACCCTGCGCTGACTCAACTATTTCTCATGAACAACATTCACTATATAGTGAGATCTGTGCGGag GTCAGAAGCGAAGGATTTACTGGGTGATGATTGGGTGCAAATACACAGAAGGATTGTGCAACAGCATGCTAATCAGTATAAGAGAGTTTCTTGGgcaaag ATTCTGCAGTGTCTCTCTGTTCAGGGTGGTGGATCAGGCAGTGGTGGTGGGATCGGAGGTGATGGTAGTGCCAGTGGAATTTCGAGAGCAGCAGTGAAGGATAGATTCAAGACCTTCAATGTCCAATTTGAGGAGCTTCATCAGAGGCAATCTCAATGGACCGTTCCTGACTGCGAGTTGCGTGAGTCGTTGAGGCTGGCTGTTGCCGAAATTCTCTTGCCCGCATATAGGTCTTTCCAAAAGCGTTTTGG GCCTATGATCGAGAATGGAAAAAACCCTCAAAAGTACATTAGATACTCTCCTGAGGATCTTGATCACATGATGAATGAATTCTTTGAGGGCAAGACATGGAATGAGCAAAAACGGTAA
- the LOC133676879 gene encoding exocyst complex component EXO70A1-like isoform X2, with translation MGVPQTMEALRERADFIKESLQKSQIITDNMAAILGSFDHRLSALETAMRPTQIRTHSIRRAHENIDKTLKAAEVILSQFDLTRKAEAKILRGPHEDLESYLEAIDQLRSNVKFFSSNKSFKSSDGVLNHANQLLAKAISKLEEEFRQLLTNYSKPVEPDRLFECLPNSLRPSSSGSPRKHGDDNSKSPAEHQGKSLENAVYTLPTLIPPRVIPLLHDLAQQMAQAGHQQQLFRIYRDTRASVLEQSVRKLGVERLSKDDVQKMQWEVLEAKIGNWIHYMRIAVKLLFAGEKKLCDQILDGVDSLRDQCFAEVTVNSVSVLLSFGEAIAKSKRSPEKLFVLLDMYEIMRELHSEIELLFGSKACIEMRDSALSLTKRLAQTAQETFCDFEEAVEKDATKTAVLDGTVHPLTSYVINYVKFLFDYQSTLKQLFQEFDASDPDSQLTSVTTRIMQAIQNNLDGKSKQYKDPALTQLFLMNNIHYIVRSVRRSEAKDLLGDDWVQIHRRIVQQHANQYKRVSWAKMCRFCSVSLFRVVDQAVVVGSEVMVVPVEFREQQ, from the exons ATGGGGGTGCCTCAAACAATGGAGGCCCTAAGAGAACGAGCTGATTTCATTAAAGAATCGTTACAAAAAAGCCAAATCATTACTGATAACATGGCCGCCATTCTTGGCTCCTTCGACCACCGGCTCTCCGCCTTAGAAACTGCCATGCGTCCCACTCAG aTAAGGACGCATTCGATTAGAAGAGCACatgaaaatattgataaaacaTTGAAGGCAGCAGAggttattttatctcaatttgaCCTCACGCGAAag GCAGAGGCTAAGATATTGAGAGGGCCACATGAAGATTTAGAGAGTTATTTAGAAGCGATTGATCAGCTAAGAAGCAATGTGAAATTTTTTAGCAGCAATAAGAGTTTTAAAAGCAGTGATGGTGTGCTTAATCATGCCAATCAATTACTTGCTAAAGCTATTTCTAAGCTTGAAGAGGAGTTTAGACAGCTTTTAACAAATTACAG CAAGCCAGTGGAACCTGATCGACTTTTTGAATGTCTTCCCAATTCTCTACGTCCATCATCATCAGGATCACCTAGGAAGCATGGTGATGATAACAGCAAGAGCCCCGCTGAGCACCAAGGGAAGAGCTTAGAAAATGCTGTTTACACTCTTCCAACACTTATTCCGCCAAGGGTTATTCCATTGCTACATGATTTAGCTCAACAAATGGCTCAAGCTGGTCACCAACAACAGCTATTTAGAATCTACAG GGACACTCGTGCTTCAGTTTTGGAACAGAGCGTCAGGAAGTTAGGTGTTGAGAGACTCAGTAAGGATGATGTCCAGAAAATGCAGTGGGAGGTCTTGGAGGCTAAGATCGGGAATTGGATACATTATATGAGGATTGCT GTCAAACTGCTGTTTGCTGGGGAAAAGAAACTGTGTGATCAAATACTTGATGGGGTTGATTCTCTCAGGGATCAATGTTTTGCTGAAGTCACTGTAAACAGCGTGTCTGTGCTTCTTAGTTTTGGGGAGGCCATAGCCAAAAGCAAAAGATCACCTGAAAAACTATTTGTTCTATTAGATATGTATGAGATTATGCGGGAACTACACTCTGAG ATTGAATTACTCTTTGGAAGTAAAGCCTGCATTGAAATGCGGGACTCTGCATTGAGTTTAACAAAGCGACTAGCTCAAACGGCTCAAGAGACCTTTTGTGATTTTGAAGAAGCTGTAGAAAAAGATGCTACCAAAACTGCAGTTTTAGATGGAACTGTCCATCCTTTGACTAGCTATGTGATTAATTATGTGAAGTTTCTTTTTGA CTACCAATCTACACTGAAACAGCTCTTTCAAGAGTTTGATGCAAGCGATCCTGATTCTCAGTTGACATCTGTGACTACAAGAATTATGCAGGCTATTCAAAATAACCTCGATGGGAAATCAAAGCAGTATAAAGACCCTGCGCTGACTCAACTATTTCTCATGAACAACATTCACTATATAGTGAGATCTGTGCGGag GTCAGAAGCGAAGGATTTACTGGGTGATGATTGGGTGCAAATACACAGAAGGATTGTGCAACAGCATGCTAATCAGTATAAGAGAGTTTCTTGGgcaaag ATGTGCAGATTCTGCAGTGTCTCTCTGTTCAGGGTGGTGGATCAGGCAGTGGTGGTGGGATCGGAGGTGATGGTAGTGCCAGTGGAATTTCGAGAGCAGCAGTGA
- the LOC133676806 gene encoding nudix hydrolase 27, chloroplastic-like isoform X2 — protein sequence MELSDSIVRNSYIYRFVSLNCCVNLNKFASVPLSGSSCAAVSLTRSKRRSRRRELPPSMETPPDGYRRNVGICLVNPSKKGGAGEGEDLRNAAMRELREETGVTSAEFVAEAPYWLTYDFPSQARERINRRWGTNYKGQAQKWFLFKFTGKEEEINLLGDGSETPEFKDWAWLLPERVLELAVGSKKPVYEQVMKVFGSYLQADADEGNCAGQNKTKARVHVESAPV from the exons ATGGAGTTGAGTGATAGTATTGTCAGAAATTCGTATATTTATCGGTTTGTAAGCCTAAATTGCTGTGTAAATTTGAACAAATTTGCAAGTGTGCCACTGTCCGGATCTTCTTGCGCCGCCGTATCGTTAACAAGGAGTAAAAGGAGAAGCAGGAGAAGAGAGTTGCCGCCGTCAATGGAGACGCCACCGGATGGGTATAGAAGGAATGTGGGGATTTGTCTCGTTAATCCctcaaaaaaa GGTGGTGCTGGTGAGGGTGAAGACCTAAGGAATGCAGCAATGAGGGAACTGAGGGAAGAAACAGGAGTTACTTCAGCTGAATTTGTTGCAGAG GCACCGTACTGGCTCACTTATGACTTTCCATCACAAGCCAGAGAGAGAATTAATCGTCGATGGGGTACCAATTACAAAGGTCAAGCACAGAAGTG gtttctttttaagtttactgGGAAGGAGGAAGAGATCAACCTTTTGGGTGATGGAAGTGAAACTCCAGAATTTAAGGATTGGGCATGGTTGTTACCAGAACGAGTATTGGAGCTT GCTGTTGGTTCCAAGAAGCCAGTCTATGAACAAGTTATGAAGGTATTTGGTTCATATCTTCAGGCAGATGCAGATGAAGGTAATTGTGCAggacaaaacaaaaccaaggcCAGGGTGCACGTGGAGTCAGCTCCTGTGTAA
- the LOC133676806 gene encoding nudix hydrolase 27, chloroplastic-like isoform X1, translating into MELSDSIVRNSYIYRFVSLNCCVNLNKFASVPLSGSSCAAVSLTRSKRRSRRRELPPSMETPPDGYRRNVGICLVNPSKKIFTASRINIPYTWQMPQGGAGEGEDLRNAAMRELREETGVTSAEFVAEAPYWLTYDFPSQARERINRRWGTNYKGQAQKWFLFKFTGKEEEINLLGDGSETPEFKDWAWLLPERVLELAVGSKKPVYEQVMKVFGSYLQADADEGNCAGQNKTKARVHVESAPV; encoded by the exons ATGGAGTTGAGTGATAGTATTGTCAGAAATTCGTATATTTATCGGTTTGTAAGCCTAAATTGCTGTGTAAATTTGAACAAATTTGCAAGTGTGCCACTGTCCGGATCTTCTTGCGCCGCCGTATCGTTAACAAGGAGTAAAAGGAGAAGCAGGAGAAGAGAGTTGCCGCCGTCAATGGAGACGCCACCGGATGGGTATAGAAGGAATGTGGGGATTTGTCTCGTTAATCCctcaaaaaaa ATATTTACTGCTTCCAGGATAAACATTCCGTACACGTGGCAGATGCCTCAG GGTGGTGCTGGTGAGGGTGAAGACCTAAGGAATGCAGCAATGAGGGAACTGAGGGAAGAAACAGGAGTTACTTCAGCTGAATTTGTTGCAGAG GCACCGTACTGGCTCACTTATGACTTTCCATCACAAGCCAGAGAGAGAATTAATCGTCGATGGGGTACCAATTACAAAGGTCAAGCACAGAAGTG gtttctttttaagtttactgGGAAGGAGGAAGAGATCAACCTTTTGGGTGATGGAAGTGAAACTCCAGAATTTAAGGATTGGGCATGGTTGTTACCAGAACGAGTATTGGAGCTT GCTGTTGGTTCCAAGAAGCCAGTCTATGAACAAGTTATGAAGGTATTTGGTTCATATCTTCAGGCAGATGCAGATGAAGGTAATTGTGCAggacaaaacaaaaccaaggcCAGGGTGCACGTGGAGTCAGCTCCTGTGTAA
- the LOC133676805 gene encoding protein CHROMOSOME TRANSMISSION FIDELITY 7 — translation MQSKISSFFKSPSSSSPPKCLQEDPSSFSDDDLAVWQNSQHQFVNTYARRAAPKLILRDQRSEGNKGQQSEVLPKPISKDLCSKPETEACGKVLNKKRSYAQFHLDLGQSDFNLRACSTCGVKYAPGDEGDEKEHKIFHKNYTHGIQFKVFRSERVVHMPCSEAGRIVLVLDSDPPALRNKLQEVIKMMEIELGDGWIFHKLCKVYLFVSSQRVAGCLVAEPIKEAFKVLTCSVDERAKCAAKKNSRPNSTTLQFGEVILQREAMRKVTAVDSLNVLNGNHNGAVVCEEEAVPALCGIRAIWVTPSNRRKRIASQLLDAARRSFCMGFVLEQSQLAFSPPTSAGKALASSYAGTTSFLAYKPKNVGS, via the exons ATGCAATCCAAAATAAGCTCCTTCTTCAAgtccccttcttcttcttctccgcCAAAATGCCTCCAAGAAGACCCATCTTCTTTTTCGGACGATGACTTGGCTGTATGGCAGAATTCCCAGCACCAATTTGTCAATACTTACGCACGTCGAGCCGCCCCAAAATTAATTCTTAG GGACCAGAGGAGTGAAGGAAATAAAGGGCAACAGAGTGAGGTGTTGCCAAAACCAATATCAAAAGATCTGTGTTCGAAACCAGAAACAGAGGCTTGTGGGAAAGTGCTTAACAAGAAGAGAAGCTATGCACAATTTCATCTAGACTTAGGTCAATCTGATTTCAATCTCCGTGCATGTTCAACATGTGGGGTTAAATATGCACCGGGTGATGAAGGAGATGAGAAGGAACATAAAATCTTTCACAAGAATTACACTCATGGAATTCAATTCAAG gtTTTTCGGAGCGAAAGGGTTGTACATATGCCTTGTAGTGAAGCGGGGCGTATTGTTTTGGTGTTGGATTCTGATCCTCCTGCACTGAGAAATAAG CTACAGGAGGTTATAAAGATGATGGAGATTGAGCTTGGAGATGGATGGATTTTTCATAAGCTTTGTAAG GTGTATCTATTTGTTTCTTCCCAGAGAGTAGCTGGTTGTCTAGTTGCTGAACCAATAAAAGAAGCATTCAAAGTTCTTACATGTTCGGTGGATGAAAGAGCTAAATGCGCTGCTAAAAAGAATTCAAGACCAAACTCCACAACTCTCCAATTCGGTGAAGTCATCTTACAAAGGGAAGCCATGAGAAAAGTTACTGCAGTTGATTCTCTTAACGTATTAAATGGGAACCACAATGGAGCTGTTGTTTGTGAAGAGGAAGCTGTACCTGCTCTCTGTGGCATCAGAGCAATCTGGGTTACTCCCTCTAACAGAAGAAAACGCATTGCAAGCCAATTACTGGATGCTGCGAG GAGAAGTTTTTGCATGGGTTTTGTTCTCGAACAATCCCAGTTGGCATTCTCTCCACCAACCTCAGCTGGGAAGGCATTGGCATCTAGTTATGCTGGCACTACATCATTCTTGGCGTACAAACCTAAAAATGTGGGCAGTTAA
- the LOC133676584 gene encoding mediator of RNA polymerase II transcription subunit 27: MKPHPLLIQQQQQPMQLQEPPAAASQNPNPPSTADAPPKQVALAMERLGQASRLIADVRLGADRLLEALFIAAVPHQSNKHLQLFVKEDASMRQHLQDLRSVGRQLEESGVLNETLRSRSNSWGLHLPVVCPDGAVVAYAWKRQLAGQAGASAVDRTRLALKAFTDQKRRFFPHLDEGQDVQSTEPASKKHCIPKDLLLNYQEELSDCKTLSDVLTCLEKEMLNLKVLTYERLDWFKRASSLPASASENPLDASKDHGFHSLSKLRTVSQSAAATDKIAVIELFFPSVFRAIISLHPAGSIDPDAVAFFSPDEGGSYIHARGFSVHHVFRKISEHAAMALQHFLGVSSRTALYSIVHWISCYQTLFTKVCSKCGKLLAMDRKSLLLLPPVYRPYLHFSTLQIASTQTNSSAKDQGLENLGAFHIGCFTEEL; the protein is encoded by the exons atGAAACCACATCCTCTATTgatacagcagcagcagcagccgatGCAGCTGCAAGAACCTCCTGCTGCGGCGAGCCAAAACCCTAACCCACCGTCTACTGCGGATGCACCGCCGAAACAGGTGGCTCTGGCTATGGAAAGGCTAGGTCAAGCCTCCCGACTCATCGCTGACGTCAGATTAGGCGCTGATCGCCTCCTCGAAGCGCTATTCATTGCTGCAGTTCCTCACCAGAGCAATAAACATTTGCAATTGTTTGTTAAAGAAGATGCTTCCATGCGCCAACACCTCCAAGACCTCCGCTCCGTTG GAAGACAACTAGAAGAATCTGGAGTTTTGAATGAAACTCTTCGGTCACGTAGTAATTCGTGGGGTTTGCACTTGCCGGTGGTGTGTCCGGATGGTGCTGTTGTTGCCTATGCTTGGAAACGACAGCTTGCTGGACAGGCTGGTGCATCTGCAGTTGATAGAACCAG GTTAGCTCTTAAGGCATTTACAGATCAGAAAAGGCGATTTTTTCCTCACCTTGATGAAGGACAAGATGTTCAAAGTACGGAACCAGCATCAAAGAAGCATTGTATTCCGAAAGATCTACTGCTGAATTATCAAGAAGAGCTTAGTGATTGCAAGACACTTTCGGATGTGTTAACATGCTTGGAAAAAGAAATGCTGAATTTGAAAGTTCTCACTTATGAACGATTGGATTGGTTTAAAAGAGCTTCCTCTTTACCAGCTTCAGCAAGTGAGAATCCTCTAGACGCATCGAAAGACCATGGTTTTCATAGTTTAAGTAAACTAAGAACTGTATCGCAGAGTGCTGCAGCTACTGATAAGATTGCTGTTATCGAGTTGTTCTTTCCTTCTGTGTTCAGAGCTATAATATCATTGCATCCAGCTGGTTCCATTGACCCAGATGCAGTAGCTTTCTTTTCACCCGATGAG GGAGGCAGCTATATACATGCAAGAGGTTTTTCAGTTCATCATGTATTCAGAAAGATCTCG GAGCATGCTGCTATGGCCTTGCAGCATTTTCTTGGGGTCAGCTCTAGAACAGCCTTATATTCTATCGTG caCTGGATATCCTGCTACCAGACACTATTTACCAAAGTTTGCAG TAAGTGTGGAAAGCTACTGGCAATGGACCGAAAATCATTGTTGCTCCTACCCCCAGTTTATCGTCCTTATCTACACTTTTCTACCTTGCAAATTGCATCAACTCAGACCAATTCCTCGGCCAAGGACCAGGGTTTGGAGAATCTGGGGGCATTTCATATTGGTTGCTTTACAGAGGAGCTGTAG